The proteins below are encoded in one region of Paenibacillus albus:
- a CDS encoding MBL fold metallo-hydrolase — protein sequence MLGTGNAFAKLYFNTNALIYTEQHTILLDCGNTALLSMHKLGKSVNDIDAVLISHIHADHIGGLEELAFQMKFIYKRKPLLFIPETLVIPLWESSLKGGLLQDEGASLDEYFEVRPIVPGISNELLPGFTVEPIQTDHIPNKISYSFFINGTFFYSADLKFNPELLHALVERGCQTIFHDCQLRPPGIVHTTLDELSSLPEHIQERVWLMHYEDIKPNYEDKAGIMRFVEQHVRYTL from the coding sequence ATGCTCGGCACGGGCAATGCTTTTGCGAAGTTGTACTTCAATACCAATGCGCTGATCTATACAGAGCAGCATACCATTCTGCTTGATTGCGGCAACACGGCGCTGTTGTCCATGCACAAGCTGGGTAAATCAGTCAATGACATCGATGCAGTTCTCATAAGCCATATTCACGCTGACCATATCGGCGGCTTGGAAGAGCTGGCGTTTCAGATGAAGTTTATTTATAAAAGAAAGCCGCTGCTCTTCATACCGGAAACACTTGTTATTCCGCTCTGGGAGAGTTCATTGAAAGGCGGCCTGCTGCAGGATGAAGGCGCGTCGCTGGATGAATATTTCGAAGTGCGGCCAATTGTCCCTGGTATTAGCAATGAGCTTCTGCCTGGATTCACCGTTGAGCCCATTCAAACAGACCATATCCCGAACAAAATTAGCTATTCGTTCTTCATTAATGGTACGTTCTTCTACTCCGCTGATCTGAAGTTCAATCCTGAGCTGCTGCATGCGCTTGTTGAGCGCGGCTGCCAGACGATCTTCCATGATTGCCAGCTGAGACCGCCTGGTATCGTCCATACGACGCTGGACGAGCTCTCCTCGCTCCCAGAACACATCCAAGAGCGAGTTTGGCTTATGCATTACGAGGATATTAAACCTAACTACGAGGACAAAGCTGGCATTATGCGCTTCGTAGAGCAGCATGTGCGATATACATTGTAA
- a CDS encoding aminotransferase class I/II-fold pyridoxal phosphate-dependent enzyme, with amino-acid sequence MDHTRTPLFSALRSHAANNPVQFHIPGHKKGLGSDAEFREFIGDNALSIDLINIAPLDDLHQPTGVIEEAQKLAADAFGADYTFFSVQGTSGAIITMIMSVCNPGDKIIVPRNVHKSVMSAIIFAGARPVFISPARDSNLGIDHGITTKAVKRALDRHHDAKAVLVINPTYYGICADLKEIVDLVHSYDIPVLVDEAHGVLIHFHEKLPMSAMQAGADMAATSVHKLGGSMTQSSVLNVRSGRINQHRVQTIMSMLTSTSTSYILLASLDTTRRNLAINGHDIAEKAIELAQFARTEINKIPGLYCIGEEILGGEATYDYDPTKLTIHVRHLGITGYETENWLRDHHNIEVEMSDMYNILALVTPGDTSDSVGTLLHALRDLAEQHKVNEANELIVKIPEIPHLSLTPREAFYAETEVVPFKESAGRIIAEFIYVYPPGIPILLPGEVISQTNIDYIVDHVEVGLPVKGPEDRSIQFVKVIVEEEAIS; translated from the coding sequence ATGGATCATACCCGGACTCCGCTGTTTAGCGCACTGCGCAGCCATGCGGCCAACAATCCTGTTCAATTCCACATTCCTGGACATAAAAAAGGTCTAGGTAGTGATGCTGAATTTCGCGAATTTATCGGTGACAACGCGTTGTCCATCGACCTTATAAATATTGCGCCGCTCGACGATTTACATCAGCCTACTGGCGTTATTGAAGAAGCCCAAAAATTGGCAGCCGATGCTTTCGGAGCTGATTATACCTTTTTTTCCGTACAAGGAACAAGCGGTGCCATTATTACGATGATTATGTCCGTCTGCAATCCGGGCGACAAAATCATTGTGCCGCGAAATGTTCACAAATCGGTCATGTCCGCGATTATATTCGCAGGTGCCCGTCCCGTCTTCATCTCGCCTGCTCGCGATTCAAATCTCGGTATCGATCACGGCATTACGACGAAAGCTGTAAAACGCGCGCTTGACCGTCACCATGACGCCAAAGCGGTGCTCGTTATTAACCCGACGTATTACGGCATCTGCGCGGATTTGAAAGAAATCGTAGACCTTGTTCACAGTTATGATATTCCGGTTCTCGTAGACGAAGCGCATGGCGTACTTATTCACTTCCACGAGAAGCTGCCGATGTCGGCTATGCAAGCTGGAGCGGATATGGCTGCTACGAGCGTGCATAAGCTTGGCGGTTCGATGACGCAGAGCTCGGTACTTAATGTCCGCAGCGGTCGAATTAATCAGCATCGCGTGCAGACGATCATGAGTATGCTGACGTCTACGTCTACCTCATACATCTTGCTCGCTTCTCTGGACACGACTCGCCGCAACTTAGCGATTAACGGCCATGATATTGCAGAGAAAGCGATCGAGCTTGCGCAATTTGCTCGTACCGAGATTAACAAAATACCTGGCCTTTACTGTATCGGAGAAGAAATTCTCGGCGGCGAAGCGACGTACGATTACGATCCGACGAAGCTGACCATTCACGTTCGCCACCTTGGCATTACGGGCTATGAGACGGAGAATTGGCTTCGCGACCATCACAACATTGAAGTTGAGATGAGCGATATGTACAACATCCTCGCTCTGGTTACACCGGGCGATACATCTGATTCAGTCGGTACGCTGCTGCATGCGCTTCGCGATCTTGCGGAGCAGCATAAAGTGAATGAAGCGAATGAATTGATTGTTAAGATCCCAGAGATTCCTCACTTGTCGCTTACGCCGCGTGAAGCATTCTATGCCGAGACGGAAGTCGTGCCTTTCAAAGAATCGGCTGGGCGGATCATCGCGGAATTCATCTACGTCTACCCACCGGGCATTCCGATTCTGCTTCCGGGTGAGGTAATCTCTCAGACGAACATCGACTATATCGTCGATCACGTCGAAGTCGGCCTGCCAGTTAAAGGTCCGGAAGACCGCAGCATTCAATTCGTTAAGGTAATCGTTGAGGAAGAAGCGATTTCCTAG
- a CDS encoding glutamate--tRNA ligase has product MTMNQIELANRLFPAIDRLTDEVLRSYPARQLKEGAMVTRFAPSPTGFLTIGGIYATLIPERLAHQSSGVFYLRIEDTDRKREVEGSIGDMLQVLSYCGIYPDEGPTANGEEAGDYGPYKQTERVGLYHVFIKDLIRRGLAYPCFCDADELQQIRDKQQAAKLNPGYYGEWAIHRHLTPEQVEAELATGKPFVIRLKSPGSPDRRIKYKDLIKGEIEMPENEQDIVIMKSDGIPTYHFAHAVDDRLMGTTHVIRGDEWLASIPIHLQLFDLLGFRRLEYGHLAPLMKMDGASKRKFSKRKDPDAAAIYYQQKGYPELSITEYLMTLINSNYEEWRMSQPEAPNTEFMIDMNKMNVSGALFDINKLVDISKDVIARFTADEVFEQAVEWAATYDAELEAMLRANREYATAIFHIGRAVEKPRKDIAKWSDVKELYAYFFDDSFNKSIAAGYNAMPVSIPSELAKQIVSEYAQTLDLQDDRDSWFGKVKAVGEKLGFAKDAKTYKKNPEQYPGHVGDVAMILRVALTGRTMTPDLYDMMLVMGEVRVRNRLDRFVGYEKAQS; this is encoded by the coding sequence ATGACTATGAATCAAATCGAGCTTGCGAATCGTTTGTTTCCAGCTATCGATAGGCTGACGGATGAAGTTCTGCGTAGTTACCCTGCGAGGCAATTGAAGGAAGGAGCAATGGTGACGAGGTTCGCACCTAGTCCGACCGGATTTCTTACGATTGGCGGTATCTACGCCACGTTGATTCCTGAACGGCTGGCCCATCAGAGCAGCGGTGTTTTCTACTTGCGAATCGAGGATACCGATAGGAAGCGGGAAGTGGAAGGCAGCATCGGCGATATGCTCCAAGTGTTAAGCTATTGCGGTATTTATCCGGATGAAGGTCCGACTGCGAATGGCGAAGAGGCAGGGGATTATGGTCCATATAAGCAAACTGAGCGAGTGGGCCTTTACCATGTATTTATTAAGGATCTGATTAGGCGAGGATTAGCCTATCCTTGCTTCTGCGATGCGGATGAGCTGCAGCAAATTCGCGATAAACAGCAAGCAGCCAAGCTCAATCCGGGCTATTATGGCGAATGGGCCATTCACCGCCATCTAACGCCGGAGCAGGTTGAAGCAGAGCTGGCGACGGGGAAGCCGTTTGTCATCCGGTTGAAGTCGCCGGGATCCCCGGATCGAAGAATCAAGTATAAGGATCTGATTAAAGGCGAAATCGAAATGCCGGAGAATGAACAGGACATCGTCATTATGAAGTCCGACGGCATTCCAACCTATCATTTCGCACATGCGGTGGACGATCGTTTGATGGGGACCACTCACGTGATTCGCGGAGATGAATGGCTTGCTTCAATTCCTATTCATCTGCAGCTATTCGACTTGCTCGGTTTCCGTAGATTGGAATACGGGCATCTGGCTCCTCTGATGAAGATGGACGGCGCTTCGAAGCGCAAATTCAGCAAACGTAAAGATCCTGATGCAGCCGCGATCTATTACCAACAGAAAGGTTATCCGGAGCTCTCAATTACGGAGTACTTGATGACGCTCATTAATTCCAATTATGAAGAATGGCGGATGAGCCAGCCGGAAGCACCGAATACGGAATTCATGATCGACATGAACAAAATGAACGTGAGCGGCGCGCTGTTTGACATCAATAAACTGGTTGACATCAGCAAGGACGTAATCGCTCGGTTTACAGCAGATGAAGTATTCGAGCAGGCAGTGGAATGGGCGGCGACGTACGATGCGGAACTGGAAGCCATGCTTCGTGCCAATCGTGAATACGCGACGGCGATCTTCCATATTGGCCGCGCGGTAGAGAAGCCGCGGAAGGATATTGCGAAGTGGTCGGATGTGAAGGAGCTATACGCGTACTTCTTCGATGACTCGTTCAATAAGTCGATAGCAGCAGGCTATAATGCAATGCCTGTGTCAATTCCTTCGGAGCTGGCTAAGCAGATCGTCAGTGAATATGCGCAAACGTTAGATTTGCAGGATGACCGAGACAGCTGGTTCGGTAAAGTGAAGGCAGTCGGCGAGAAGCTCGGCTTTGCCAAGGATGCCAAAACGTACAAGAAGAATCCGGAGCAGTATCCAGGGCATGTCGGTGACGTTGCGATGATTCTTAGAGTCGCTTTGACGGGCAGAACAATGACGCCGGATCTGTACGATATGATGCTTGTTATGGGAGAGGTTCGTGTGCGTAATAGGTTGGATCGGTTTGTTGGTTACGAAAAAGCTCAGTCCTAG
- a CDS encoding DUF1292 domain-containing protein — protein sequence MSDHVHDENCNHDHDHEEHVFLVTDEEGVEREMVMVFTFESEDQVYSVLLDRNDPEADGIIFRIEEEDGEAFLVGIEDDTEWERVTKLYEEIAQRENEQA from the coding sequence ATGAGCGATCACGTACATGATGAGAATTGCAACCATGATCATGACCACGAAGAGCACGTATTCCTAGTCACTGACGAGGAAGGCGTCGAGCGTGAAATGGTGATGGTATTTACGTTTGAATCCGAAGACCAAGTTTACTCGGTGTTACTAGACCGCAACGATCCGGAAGCTGACGGAATTATTTTCCGTATTGAAGAAGAAGATGGCGAAGCATTCCTCGTTGGTATCGAAGATGATACTGAGTGGGAGCGCGTTACGAAGCTATACGAAGAAATTGCGCAGCGTGAGAACGAACAAGCGTAA
- a CDS encoding stalk domain-containing protein encodes MKFRKLLLLTLVLSLWGGTMLFADATSQRVRVILNGSELDDSGIFTDGKSYLSIRQIANNLQSIVLWDDSSKKVTIYKPNVHMFLFQDTKIFGNVNKGDKLSFKVFAQIDDLKTEISAVKVTIANPSGNESLIQSNNVSIDKDNFWYRTDDYDYKFDSTGKYTINFYMKVAGMDDWKLVSEKTITSNAK; translated from the coding sequence ATGAAGTTCAGAAAACTTCTCCTTTTGACGCTTGTGTTGTCGCTATGGGGTGGAACGATGCTCTTTGCTGACGCTACTTCACAGCGTGTTCGGGTCATCTTAAACGGAAGCGAGCTAGATGACAGCGGTATCTTCACAGACGGCAAATCCTACTTATCGATCAGACAAATCGCCAACAACCTGCAGTCGATTGTACTGTGGGACGACAGCTCCAAGAAAGTAACGATTTACAAACCGAACGTGCACATGTTCCTCTTCCAGGATACGAAGATCTTCGGAAACGTGAACAAAGGCGACAAGCTTTCCTTTAAAGTCTTCGCCCAAATCGACGATCTTAAGACCGAGATCTCTGCTGTAAAGGTCACGATAGCGAATCCAAGCGGCAACGAGAGTCTGATTCAGTCCAATAACGTTTCGATTGACAAGGATAATTTCTGGTATCGGACGGACGATTACGATTATAAGTTCGACTCGACAGGCAAGTATACAATCAACTTCTATATGAAGGTAGCGGGAATGGATGATTGGAAGCTCGTCTCTGAGAAAACAATCACGTCCAACGCCAAATAA
- a CDS encoding MFS transporter, producing the protein MNQTTSRWSVIIAYAALAAVTQILWVTFTPVTTDAAEQWGVSVDAVGWLSLVFPLIYVLLSIPFGFAADRSFRGALAWGAGLTVVGAFIRVVPGYDYSLAGQIAIAVGQPLVLNAVNKIAVLYVAPSKRPTAIAAGTASLFVGVMISNVTVPFLMEWDGLPAVLWTQALISAIACAALLLVLRHPSLYEEAEGDGVPVSVLRSLREIWGQRWVRLFSLLLFAGFGIFITLATWLEVLADAIGYNSVQVGTGLGIMTAAGIIGAAVLPDFAMRGYRARRILVLSLAVSTVLLIFLATGLPTWLFMSLLGLTGLLLLADLPIVLSFAEAKAEPQAAGAVTGLLLLFGNLGGIVLSLLVQLLLDERVLAISVLAVITVIIMPFALRFPGLPARKLPAETEKKQTIYFN; encoded by the coding sequence TTGAACCAAACGACTTCACGCTGGTCAGTCATCATCGCTTATGCCGCGCTTGCGGCTGTCACGCAGATCCTTTGGGTTACGTTCACCCCGGTCACGACTGATGCCGCAGAACAGTGGGGCGTATCGGTTGATGCTGTCGGATGGCTTTCGCTTGTTTTTCCGCTTATCTATGTTCTACTATCTATACCGTTTGGGTTCGCAGCAGATCGGAGTTTCAGAGGGGCGCTGGCATGGGGAGCGGGGCTAACCGTAGTTGGGGCGTTTATCCGGGTTGTGCCTGGTTATGATTATTCATTGGCCGGACAGATTGCGATAGCGGTGGGGCAGCCATTGGTGCTCAATGCCGTTAACAAAATTGCGGTGCTCTATGTAGCTCCGTCAAAACGTCCGACTGCGATTGCTGCCGGGACGGCCTCTCTGTTCGTCGGCGTTATGATTTCCAACGTGACCGTGCCTTTCCTGATGGAATGGGATGGACTTCCAGCTGTACTTTGGACACAGGCATTAATCAGTGCGATCGCTTGTGCGGCGCTGTTGCTCGTACTTCGGCATCCGTCTCTCTATGAGGAAGCGGAAGGGGATGGAGTACCGGTATCTGTGCTTCGCTCGCTTCGTGAGATTTGGGGGCAGCGATGGGTGCGCTTATTCAGCCTACTTCTGTTTGCAGGCTTTGGGATCTTCATTACGCTCGCAACGTGGCTTGAGGTGCTTGCGGATGCAATCGGTTACAATTCGGTGCAGGTCGGAACGGGTCTGGGGATCATGACTGCGGCCGGCATTATCGGGGCGGCGGTGCTGCCGGACTTCGCCATGCGTGGGTATCGTGCAAGGCGCATACTGGTGCTGTCGCTTGCGGTTAGCACAGTGCTGCTGATCTTCCTTGCGACAGGTTTGCCAACTTGGTTGTTCATGTCACTGCTTGGGCTCACGGGTCTGCTTCTACTAGCCGACTTGCCCATCGTTCTATCGTTCGCCGAGGCCAAGGCAGAGCCGCAAGCTGCGGGAGCGGTAACGGGATTGCTGCTCTTGTTCGGCAATCTTGGGGGCATCGTGCTATCGTTGCTCGTTCAGCTGCTGCTAGATGAACGAGTGCTCGCAATTAGCGTGCTTGCCGTAATCACCGTCATTATTATGCCGTTTGCTCTGAGATTCCCGGGACTTCCAGCAAGGAAGCTGCCTGCGGAGACAGAGAAGAAGCAAACGATTTACTTTAACTGA
- a CDS encoding DUF1885 family protein translates to MSQSAYIKFVQGSAVDQLSLSDVKERLGRYKEQTSLTGQQLGWDYTEAAFPYTIETKPGEENRWFYLKGTTPQYNYILFGVGTESAGDATISHVQVVLPESATHGDKSKANELCKYFAKHLKAELKMFNGRTIYYNPRK, encoded by the coding sequence ATGAGTCAAAGCGCTTACATTAAATTTGTGCAAGGTTCTGCCGTGGATCAGCTCAGCCTAAGCGATGTGAAGGAACGGCTCGGCCGTTACAAGGAACAAACCTCGCTTACCGGCCAGCAATTGGGCTGGGACTATACCGAAGCCGCATTTCCTTATACCATTGAGACAAAGCCGGGCGAGGAGAATCGGTGGTTTTACTTGAAAGGAACGACGCCACAATACAATTATATCCTGTTCGGCGTTGGTACAGAGAGCGCAGGCGATGCTACGATCTCGCATGTCCAAGTGGTGCTCCCTGAATCTGCAACACACGGTGACAAGTCGAAGGCCAATGAGCTGTGCAAATATTTTGCCAAGCATCTGAAGGCCGAACTGAAAATGTTTAACGGACGAACCATTTACTATAATCCGCGCAAATAA
- a CDS encoding spore germination protein — protein MSTEQLSASLQKNENLLKNMFKDSYDIIFRNVQMFGEIKALLVYVDGLVDTKTLDNVLLRSWMFGESAHKQDKRSITFDNILEQLFPIASIQTAESIEDIEKDILSGCAALVIDGYDRTVIADLRGFEHRTVEEPSTEVTVQGPREGFTESLNVNTALVRRKIQSKDLKMESITVGSLSRTTIVIAYIHGVANESVVEEVRNRMRQIQIDTVLSGNVVEEFIEDQPFTVFPQVQKSERPDIVAASLAERKVAIFIDGTPLVLIVPCTLWTAFQSADDYYERFIYASFTRWLRMLLILISLYLPSFYVAITTFHPQLIPTNLLLSIAAAREGVPFPAVIEALLMEFLFEGLREAGIRMPRQTGSAISIVGAIVIGQAAVQAGIVSAPMVIVVSVTGIASLITPRYNMGIAFRMLRFPMLVCSGFFGLYGITMATLFLLIHLTNLESFGVPYLSPVAPTERSKLRDIFIRAPWWAMRTQPSGKQGGESK, from the coding sequence TTGTCCACAGAACAGCTCAGTGCGTCGTTGCAGAAGAATGAAAACCTGCTAAAGAATATGTTCAAAGATAGCTACGATATCATCTTTCGGAACGTCCAAATGTTCGGTGAAATCAAAGCGCTGCTTGTTTATGTAGACGGTTTGGTAGACACCAAGACACTTGATAATGTCTTACTAAGATCATGGATGTTCGGGGAGTCCGCCCATAAACAAGATAAGCGGAGCATCACTTTCGACAACATCCTAGAGCAGCTGTTTCCAATTGCAAGCATACAAACAGCGGAAAGCATCGAGGATATCGAGAAGGACATCTTGTCCGGCTGTGCAGCGCTAGTAATTGATGGCTATGACCGTACTGTCATCGCTGACCTGAGGGGGTTCGAGCATCGAACAGTCGAGGAGCCTTCCACAGAAGTTACGGTACAAGGTCCCCGCGAAGGATTTACCGAGAGCTTGAACGTGAACACGGCACTCGTTCGCCGGAAGATTCAGAGCAAAGATTTGAAGATGGAATCCATAACCGTCGGCAGTCTCTCAAGAACGACCATTGTCATCGCGTATATACACGGAGTCGCGAATGAATCGGTTGTTGAAGAGGTTCGTAATCGCATGCGCCAGATACAGATCGATACGGTGCTGAGCGGGAATGTCGTTGAGGAGTTTATCGAGGATCAGCCGTTCACGGTTTTCCCGCAAGTTCAGAAGAGCGAGCGTCCGGATATCGTTGCCGCAAGCCTTGCGGAGCGCAAAGTAGCCATATTCATAGACGGCACTCCGCTCGTCCTTATCGTCCCTTGTACATTATGGACTGCTTTCCAGTCGGCGGATGATTACTATGAACGATTTATCTATGCCTCCTTCACCCGCTGGTTACGGATGCTCTTGATTCTCATTTCCTTATACCTACCTTCGTTCTATGTGGCGATTACGACGTTTCATCCTCAGTTAATCCCGACGAATTTGCTGCTCAGCATCGCCGCTGCCCGCGAAGGGGTTCCTTTCCCGGCGGTGATCGAAGCCTTGTTAATGGAATTTTTATTCGAGGGCTTGCGCGAAGCCGGCATAAGAATGCCTCGTCAGACGGGATCTGCCATTAGCATTGTCGGAGCGATCGTCATTGGGCAAGCAGCCGTCCAAGCCGGGATCGTATCCGCACCTATGGTTATCGTTGTTTCTGTAACCGGAATCGCATCGCTGATCACGCCGAGATACAACATGGGCATCGCATTTCGTATGCTTCGTTTTCCGATGCTCGTCTGTTCAGGATTTTTCGGATTATACGGCATTACGATGGCAACCTTATTCCTGCTCATTCATTTAACGAATCTGGAATCTTTCGGTGTCCCTTATCTAAGTCCGGTCGCTCCAACGGAAAGAAGCAAATTAAGAGATATCTTCATCCGTGCCCCATGGTGGGCTATGCGGACGCAGCCAAGCGGGAAACAAGGAGGCGAATCCAAATGA
- a CDS encoding Ger(x)C family spore germination protein: protein MTSRIPRIIAILCSASCIVFLTGCWDREELSDRVFDLAASADLQQDGTILTSAQFFIPSRANTTGGASAEKPFFIESGSGHSYFESIQMMRQKLSRIVTRGHRRNFYIGEDLAKKGVYDMMDAFTRDPGNRIRMDIWVAKGNRGSEVLEVPYPLEKIPSVASVKIHRAVGGSTGTSYLSFLLDSSDEGSCPTLPAVDIVPGASSQRTIRFYGRALFNRDYQLVGYLNFIEASYRLWILNGLKYLDLAERFPDKGGGIVGVHLTQFGSKVTSSISGANKVKIQIVLTGGGQIGENETKLDLSKREDLQLVQDRFNAKTSKYVEDMIKKVQKQYGTDVLGFSSTLNRQHPHAWEQIKGQWETIFPNVEVTVSVHLKLKHIGLVGPALIREK, encoded by the coding sequence ATGACTTCTCGCATACCTCGCATAATCGCCATTCTCTGCAGCGCTAGCTGCATCGTATTCCTAACAGGCTGCTGGGATCGGGAAGAGCTTTCGGATCGCGTATTCGATCTAGCGGCATCGGCTGATTTGCAGCAGGATGGGACGATTCTCACCTCCGCTCAATTCTTTATCCCTTCCCGGGCAAACACGACTGGCGGTGCTTCTGCAGAGAAACCGTTCTTTATCGAGTCGGGCAGTGGGCACAGCTACTTTGAGTCCATCCAGATGATGCGGCAAAAGCTTTCTCGTATCGTCACCCGCGGCCATCGGCGAAACTTTTACATTGGCGAGGATCTTGCTAAGAAAGGTGTATATGACATGATGGATGCGTTCACGCGGGATCCAGGCAACCGTATTCGGATGGATATTTGGGTAGCCAAAGGCAATAGAGGCTCTGAGGTTCTGGAAGTGCCTTACCCGCTGGAGAAAATCCCTTCCGTCGCATCAGTCAAGATTCATCGAGCGGTTGGCGGCTCTACCGGCACCTCGTATCTCAGCTTCTTGCTCGATTCAAGTGATGAAGGAAGCTGCCCTACGTTGCCCGCCGTAGATATCGTGCCGGGGGCTTCATCGCAAAGAACGATCCGTTTCTATGGACGTGCGCTGTTTAACCGCGATTATCAGCTCGTCGGATATTTAAATTTCATCGAAGCCTCATATCGGCTGTGGATCCTTAATGGACTCAAGTACCTTGACCTAGCTGAACGCTTCCCGGACAAAGGCGGCGGGATAGTCGGTGTCCATCTCACCCAATTTGGCAGCAAGGTTACAAGCAGCATTTCGGGGGCTAACAAAGTAAAGATACAGATTGTGCTCACAGGCGGAGGACAAATCGGTGAGAACGAGACGAAGCTGGATCTGAGCAAGCGAGAAGATCTGCAGCTCGTGCAGGATAGATTCAATGCGAAGACGAGCAAGTATGTCGAGGACATGATCAAGAAGGTCCAGAAGCAATATGGCACCGATGTGCTCGGCTTCAGCAGCACGTTAAATCGGCAGCACCCGCATGCATGGGAACAAATAAAGGGACAATGGGAGACGATTTTTCCAAATGTCGAAGTAACAGTAAGCGTTCATTTGAAGCTGAAGCATATCGGTCTCGTAGGTCCGGCGCTAATAAGAGAAAAGTGA
- a CDS encoding excalibur calcium-binding domain-containing protein — MTKPSNVYYKNCSAVRAAGKAPLLRGQPGYSTKLDRDHDGVACE, encoded by the coding sequence GTGACAAAGCCCAGCAATGTTTATTACAAAAACTGCTCAGCTGTAAGAGCCGCAGGCAAAGCTCCGCTGCTCCGAGGTCAGCCGGGCTACAGCACCAAATTAGACCGCGACCACGATGGCGTCGCTTGCGAGTAA
- a CDS encoding DUF3892 domain-containing protein, whose translation MYMRMPEQSGEAAGSQQETFVAVQKNGDGDLTSFQTSNGRVLNYEEALAEVESGAIAGVNSFKGKDGETYIRGNADGDPTNNLDQLPNF comes from the coding sequence ATGTACATGAGAATGCCAGAGCAATCCGGAGAAGCAGCCGGTAGTCAGCAGGAGACATTCGTCGCCGTGCAAAAGAACGGTGATGGTGATCTAACCTCATTCCAAACGTCCAATGGGCGAGTATTGAACTATGAGGAAGCACTTGCTGAAGTAGAGAGTGGCGCGATTGCCGGTGTAAACTCGTTCAAAGGCAAAGACGGCGAAACGTATATCCGCGGCAATGCCGACGGTGATCCGACGAACAACCTCGATCAACTGCCTAACTTCTAA
- a CDS encoding GNAT family N-acetyltransferase: MNTAELKRFILSIEIKALEKVLVDGESESKFVKLIRDRIENLKREGRWIHQFDDGMRETRARIADLVIRSAVAADIDSVRDIYRHASLTNKADHDLIAAHPEWLVWDDSLLPFVHVAVSQGRVVGFATARPVDDFLELEDLFIDPECMRQGVASALIAVIASRGMRIEVSANHARAFYESAGFVVVGSVSSNGGSLLRMRLDAAGA, encoded by the coding sequence ATGAATACAGCTGAGCTTAAGCGTTTCATTCTATCCATAGAAATTAAAGCATTAGAGAAAGTACTAGTTGATGGAGAGAGTGAGAGTAAATTCGTCAAGCTGATCCGGGATCGGATCGAGAACCTGAAGCGGGAGGGAAGGTGGATTCATCAGTTTGACGATGGAATGCGGGAAACTCGTGCACGAATAGCTGACCTCGTGATTCGAAGTGCAGTCGCGGCCGATATCGACTCGGTGCGCGACATCTATCGCCATGCATCGCTTACAAATAAAGCTGACCACGATTTAATCGCCGCTCATCCCGAGTGGCTGGTATGGGACGATTCGCTGCTGCCGTTCGTGCATGTTGCAGTTTCTCAGGGACGGGTTGTTGGCTTCGCAACGGCTCGTCCGGTCGATGACTTCCTCGAGCTTGAGGATCTGTTCATTGATCCAGAGTGCATGCGCCAAGGGGTTGCGAGCGCTCTGATCGCCGTGATTGCAAGTCGCGGAATGCGTATCGAGGTTTCTGCCAACCATGCAAGGGCGTTCTATGAATCAGCTGGGTTTGTCGTCGTCGGCTCGGTGAGCTCGAATGGTGGATCGTTGCTGCGAATGCGCCTTGATGCTGCAGGTGCATGA